From a region of the Thiorhodovibrio winogradskyi genome:
- the rfbA gene encoding glucose-1-phosphate thymidylyltransferase RfbA has protein sequence MNRKGLILAGGAGTRLHPLTIPVSKQLMPVYDKPMIYYPLSVLMLAGIREILLITTPRDQSAFRTLLGDGSQWGLGLEYAAQPEPGGLAQAFLIGRDFIAGQPCCLILGDNIFYGGGLTPCLKSAAARASGATVFGYQVRDPERYGVAEFNAEGQVISLEEKPAKPKSQHAVTGLYFYDQQVCDIAAELRPSPRGELEITDLNNRYLAAGALYLEKLGRGIAWLDTGTQESLLQAANFIQAIEQRQGLKICAPEEMAYLNRWIDADQLRALAEPLRKSGYGDYLLRLLPSE, from the coding sequence ATGAACCGCAAAGGCCTTATTCTCGCCGGCGGCGCCGGCACCCGGCTGCACCCCTTGACCATCCCGGTCAGTAAACAGCTGATGCCAGTCTATGACAAGCCCATGATCTACTATCCGCTATCCGTGCTGATGCTAGCCGGAATTCGCGAGATTTTGCTCATCACCACGCCGCGGGACCAGAGCGCCTTTCGCACCCTGCTTGGCGATGGCAGCCAGTGGGGACTCGGGCTGGAATACGCCGCGCAACCAGAGCCGGGCGGATTGGCCCAAGCTTTTTTAATCGGCCGGGATTTCATTGCCGGGCAACCCTGCTGCCTGATTTTGGGGGATAACATCTTCTACGGTGGCGGGCTGACACCCTGTTTGAAAAGCGCTGCCGCCCGCGCCTCGGGGGCGACTGTCTTTGGCTATCAGGTGCGCGATCCCGAACGCTATGGCGTGGCTGAATTCAATGCCGAAGGTCAAGTGATCAGTCTGGAGGAAAAGCCTGCCAAGCCCAAATCCCAGCATGCGGTGACCGGCCTGTATTTTTACGACCAGCAGGTGTGTGACATCGCCGCGGAACTGCGCCCGTCGCCGCGCGGAGAACTCGAAATCACTGATCTAAACAACCGTTATCTGGCCGCCGGTGCGCTGTATCTGGAAAAACTCGGCCGTGGCATCGCCTGGCTTGACACTGGCACCCAGGAATCCCTGCTGCAAGCAGCCAATTTCATTCAGGCCATCGAGCAGCGCCAGGGACTGAAAATCTGCGCTCCCGAGGAAATGGCCTATCTCAACCGCTGGATCGACGCCGACCAGCTCCGCGCCCTGGCCGAGCCACTGCGCAAAA
- a CDS encoding glucose-1-phosphate adenylyltransferase: protein MSADRIIAFVMAGGQGSRLQPLTSARSKPSVPFGSRYRIVDFVLSNLINSQIRTIYLLVQYKSQSLIEHVRKAWTISPLLQDQFVTVVPPQMRAGSSWFQGTADAVHQNINLLEEHAPDLVVVFGADHIYRMDIRQMVNFHREREADVTIAALPVPLEDAKGFGVIVADGSGRISAFQEKPADPRPMPNNPDCAFASMGNYVFDTKVLLDALHDSQQAGETDFGQHVLPRLLTSGKRLFSYDFATNEIPNIKPYETRVYWRDVGGIDAYFNAHKDVLGAEPVFDAFNPEWPIYSSNYQGPVARVLGGQVNNSLLGAATVIHDNTRISNSIIRRETVIEEDVELEDCIIMDYVRVCRGARLRRVIVDRHNIIEPGTLIGHDPDADRQRFHVSPGGVTVVPSGLVGFFARDVRGTGRGYSE from the coding sequence ATGTCTGCTGACAGAATCATCGCTTTCGTCATGGCGGGCGGTCAAGGTTCCCGCCTGCAACCACTCACCTCCGCCCGTTCCAAGCCATCGGTGCCTTTCGGCTCACGCTACCGCATCGTCGACTTTGTGCTGAGCAATCTGATCAATTCCCAAATCCGCACCATCTATCTGCTGGTGCAATACAAGTCGCAATCTCTCATTGAACACGTTCGCAAGGCCTGGACCATCTCGCCGCTGCTGCAAGATCAATTCGTCACCGTGGTACCACCGCAGATGCGGGCAGGCTCGAGCTGGTTCCAGGGCACGGCGGACGCGGTGCATCAGAACATCAATCTGCTCGAAGAGCACGCGCCCGATCTGGTCGTGGTATTCGGTGCCGATCACATCTATCGCATGGACATCCGCCAGATGGTTAACTTCCACCGCGAGCGGGAAGCGGATGTGACTATCGCCGCCCTGCCGGTGCCGCTGGAAGATGCCAAGGGATTTGGCGTCATCGTCGCCGACGGGAGCGGTCGCATCAGCGCCTTTCAGGAGAAGCCCGCCGATCCGCGGCCCATGCCCAATAACCCGGACTGCGCCTTTGCCTCCATGGGCAATTATGTCTTCGATACCAAGGTGTTGCTCGACGCCCTGCACGACTCGCAGCAAGCGGGTGAAACCGACTTTGGCCAGCATGTGCTCCCGCGTCTGCTTACCAGCGGCAAGCGGCTCTTCTCCTACGATTTCGCCACCAACGAGATTCCCAATATCAAGCCCTATGAGACGCGCGTTTACTGGCGCGATGTCGGCGGCATCGATGCCTACTTCAACGCCCACAAAGACGTACTGGGCGCCGAGCCGGTGTTCGACGCCTTCAACCCCGAGTGGCCGATTTACTCCAGCAACTACCAGGGTCCGGTTGCCCGGGTGCTCGGCGGCCAGGTCAACAACTCCCTGCTTGGCGCGGCCACCGTCATCCACGACAACACCCGCATCAGCAACTCCATCATTCGGCGCGAAACGGTGATCGAGGAAGACGTGGAGCTTGAGGACTGTATCATCATGGACTATGTGCGCGTCTGCCGTGGGGCGCGGCTGCGTCGGGTCATCGTTGATCGTCACAACATCATCGAGCCCGGAACCCTCATCGGCCATGATCCCGACGCGGATCGCCAGCGTTTTCATGTAAGCCCCGGTGGCGTCACTGTGGTGCCCTCTGGTCTGGTCGGCTTCTTTGCCCGCGATGTGCGCGGCACTGGACGCGGTTACTCCGAATGA
- the sohB gene encoding protease SohB, with translation MLIESFIEAFIEYGLFVAKALTLLIAVVLVVQTLLRSRLDPRGGDDGRLEITDLGERYRDMALGLKQAMLPAKAYKQLIKAERKADKARAKETNPEPEKRRIFVIDFHGDIMATEVGGLRELISALLLVVRKEDEVLVRLENTGGAVHEHGLGASQLLRLRQAGVALTVAVDKVAASGGYLMAVVANRILAAPFAVIGSIGVVAELPNFHRWLERNGIDFELHTAGEYKRTLTLFGENTEEARVKVREQLEDVHRQFKAFLLEYRPDLPLEQVATGEYWHGEQALALGLVDELRTSDDYLLAARETADLYLVDYQAKKKPLERLLGSLRLKAARWWNALR, from the coding sequence ATGTTGATTGAATCCTTTATTGAAGCCTTTATCGAATATGGCTTGTTTGTGGCCAAGGCCCTGACGCTGTTGATCGCTGTTGTCCTGGTGGTCCAAACGCTGCTGCGCTCCCGCCTGGATCCGCGTGGCGGGGATGACGGGCGCCTGGAGATCACCGACCTTGGCGAGCGCTATCGCGACATGGCGCTCGGGCTCAAGCAGGCCATGCTGCCGGCCAAGGCCTACAAACAGCTCATCAAAGCGGAGCGCAAGGCGGACAAAGCGCGCGCCAAGGAGACCAATCCCGAGCCCGAGAAACGACGGATTTTCGTGATTGACTTCCATGGGGACATCATGGCGACCGAGGTCGGCGGCTTGCGCGAGCTGATTTCGGCGCTGTTGCTGGTGGTGCGCAAGGAGGACGAAGTGCTGGTGCGCCTGGAGAACACCGGTGGCGCGGTGCATGAGCATGGCTTGGGGGCCTCGCAACTCTTGCGTTTGCGCCAGGCGGGCGTCGCGCTCACGGTCGCGGTCGACAAGGTCGCGGCCAGCGGCGGTTATTTGATGGCGGTGGTGGCCAACCGGATTCTGGCCGCGCCCTTTGCCGTCATCGGCTCCATTGGCGTGGTGGCGGAACTGCCCAATTTTCATCGTTGGCTCGAGCGCAACGGTATTGACTTCGAGCTGCACACCGCTGGCGAGTACAAGCGCACCCTGACGCTCTTTGGTGAGAATACCGAGGAGGCACGGGTGAAGGTGCGCGAGCAGCTTGAGGATGTGCATCGGCAGTTCAAAGCCTTCCTGCTGGAATACCGCCCCGATCTGCCACTAGAACAGGTCGCCACCGGCGAATACTGGCATGGCGAACAAGCCTTGGCTCTTGGCCTGGTCGATGAACTGCGCACCAGCGACGATTATCTACTCGCCGCGCGTGAAACAGCCGATCTCTATCTGGTCGACTATCAGGCCAAGAAGAAGCCGCTGGAGCGCCTGCTCGGTTCCCTGCGGCTCAAAGCCGCGCGCTGGTGGAATGCGCTCCGCTAG
- the gpmI gene encoding 2,3-bisphosphoglycerate-independent phosphoglycerate mutase, with protein MSNKAGMTRRPVILIILDGFGVNPSKAHNAVVLASTPRLDTLFAENSHTTLSASGRAVGLPDGQMGNSEVGHMTLGSGCVIRQDLVLIDDAIADRSFFDNRALVAAARRAAAAGRPLHLMGLVSDGGIHSHMRHLTALIKLAKRNGAKPVLHMITDGRDTPPRAAMDYLPSLEESLAAADGQIATVSGRYYAMDRDNRWDRTKMAFDALVHGQGRKAANPRAAIEAAYKSGEDDEFISPTMIDGGEQVREDDSLVFFNFRKDRPRQMVSALFNTQFDQFDRGEFRRAEVTCMMEYDQWYGLPVAFDHESPSVTLGSIISDAGLAQLHCAETEKYAHVTFFFNGGRSDPYPKEDRILIPSPQVATYDLKPEMSAPEVADALIGALNDRKHAFIVANFANGDMVGHTAVREAILEAVSVLDREVGRVADAARENGYSVLLTADHGNCDEMIDPLSGEPHTRHTCYPVPCLVVDEMPWILSVEGGIVDIAPTVLTLMGLPVPEGMQGKSLLLKPAKR; from the coding sequence ATGAGTAATAAAGCCGGAATGACCCGTCGCCCGGTCATTTTGATCATTCTCGATGGATTCGGCGTCAATCCAAGCAAAGCCCATAACGCTGTTGTGTTGGCCTCCACACCCAGGCTCGACACCCTGTTCGCCGAGAATTCCCACACCACGCTCTCGGCCTCGGGTCGCGCCGTGGGTTTGCCGGATGGCCAGATGGGCAACTCCGAGGTGGGTCACATGACGCTTGGCTCCGGCTGTGTCATTCGCCAGGATTTGGTGCTGATCGACGATGCCATTGCCGATCGCAGCTTTTTCGACAACCGCGCGCTGGTCGCGGCCGCGCGACGCGCCGCCGCCGCGGGCCGCCCGCTCCATCTCATGGGATTGGTCTCCGACGGTGGCATCCACAGCCATATGCGCCATCTTACCGCGCTGATCAAACTGGCCAAGCGCAACGGCGCCAAGCCCGTGTTACACATGATCACCGACGGGCGCGACACCCCACCGCGCGCCGCCATGGACTATCTGCCCTCGCTGGAGGAATCCCTGGCCGCCGCCGACGGGCAGATCGCTACCGTCTCCGGTCGTTATTACGCCATGGACAGGGACAACCGCTGGGATCGGACCAAAATGGCCTTCGACGCCCTGGTGCATGGCCAGGGCCGCAAGGCCGCCAACCCGCGCGCGGCCATCGAGGCGGCCTACAAGTCTGGCGAGGACGACGAGTTCATCTCGCCGACCATGATCGATGGTGGCGAGCAGGTGCGCGAGGACGACAGCCTGGTGTTTTTTAACTTCCGCAAGGACCGTCCGCGCCAGATGGTCTCGGCACTCTTTAATACGCAGTTTGATCAATTCGATCGTGGTGAATTCCGTCGCGCCGAGGTCACCTGCATGATGGAATACGACCAATGGTATGGGTTGCCGGTGGCCTTCGACCACGAATCCCCCAGCGTGACCCTGGGCAGCATCATCAGCGACGCTGGCCTGGCGCAACTGCATTGCGCCGAGACCGAGAAATACGCCCATGTGACCTTTTTCTTCAACGGCGGTCGCAGCGATCCCTATCCTAAGGAGGACCGCATTCTCATCCCCTCGCCCCAGGTCGCCACTTATGATTTGAAGCCCGAGATGAGTGCCCCCGAGGTCGCCGATGCCCTGATTGGCGCGCTGAATGATCGCAAACATGCCTTCATCGTCGCCAATTTCGCCAACGGCGACATGGTCGGCCATACCGCCGTGCGCGAGGCAATTTTGGAAGCCGTCAGCGTGCTCGACCGCGAAGTCGGCCGGGTCGCGGATGCCGCGCGCGAGAATGGCTACTCGGTGCTGCTCACCGCCGATCATGGTAACTGCGACGAGATGATTGACCCCTTAAGCGGTGAGCCCCATACCCGCCACACCTGCTATCCTGTCCCTTGTCTGGTGGTCGATGAAATGCCTTGGATATTGAGTGTCGAGGGCGGTATCGTCGACATCGCGCCCACGGTGCTGACGCTCATGGGCTTGCCGGTGCCCGAAGGCATGCAGGGCAAGTCGCTGCTACTCAAGCCCGCAAAGCGGTGA
- a CDS encoding HAD-IIA family hydrolase, with the protein MITPAQLIERYDGFLLDAYGVLLDDTGPLPGAADFLARLDAAGKPWLIVTNAASRLPEQLAADFTAKGLPLRARHLLTSGMLLQPYFAHQGLAGASCLLLGPPSAQGYVTRAGGRLVEDDRDAEVVVIADQNGVRWPEDFNRVLNLIMRRRTDAQPLHLLLCNPDLIFPCAPDTFSLTAGAMAVLLETVLNAHDPGQPLAFERLGKPCRPIFDQARELLGVQHLVMIGDQLGTDIRGALDAGMDAVLIGTGLAGGAPIIPDARGAQAGPLPRPTWQLRGLEDV; encoded by the coding sequence ATGATTACCCCGGCCCAACTCATTGAGCGCTACGACGGCTTCCTGCTCGATGCCTATGGGGTGCTGCTCGACGACACCGGTCCGCTGCCCGGGGCGGCGGATTTTCTCGCCCGTCTCGATGCCGCCGGCAAGCCCTGGCTGATTGTCACCAATGCCGCCAGTCGCCTGCCTGAGCAGCTCGCGGCGGATTTCACCGCCAAGGGCCTGCCGCTGCGGGCGCGCCATCTGCTGACCTCCGGCATGCTGCTGCAGCCTTATTTTGCCCATCAGGGTCTCGCGGGCGCCTCCTGCCTGCTGCTTGGCCCACCCAGTGCCCAGGGCTATGTTACCCGCGCCGGTGGGCGGCTGGTCGAGGATGACCGCGACGCCGAGGTGGTGGTCATTGCCGACCAGAATGGAGTGCGCTGGCCCGAGGACTTTAACCGCGTGCTCAATCTCATCATGCGTCGGCGCACTGATGCTCAGCCACTGCATTTGCTGTTGTGCAATCCGGATCTGATCTTTCCCTGCGCGCCTGATACCTTCAGCCTGACCGCCGGGGCCATGGCGGTGCTTTTGGAGACCGTGCTTAATGCCCATGATCCCGGCCAGCCACTGGCGTTCGAGCGCCTGGGCAAACCCTGTCGGCCGATTTTCGATCAGGCCAGGGAGCTGCTCGGCGTGCAACACCTGGTGATGATCGGCGACCAGCTAGGCACCGATATTCGCGGTGCCCTGGATGCCGGCATGGATGCGGTCCTGATCGGCACTGGCCTGGCCGGCGGCGCCCCGATTATCCCGGATGCGCGCGGCGCCCAAGCCGGGCCCCTGCCGCGACCGACATGGCAACTGCGCGGGCTTGAGGATGTTTAG
- a CDS encoding substrate-binding periplasmic protein → MRPVTSRALAARGGKAARQRGGLGQAPVQVLGLGLLALLAWPGSTLAAQPETYSIGVEDIDYLPVSAYRDGAWVGVLPELLDAFAADEGLRFEYRPLPVSRLLRSFLNGEIDFKLPDHPDWQNDKRKDLEIHYSHPLLAFTDGTLVRPERMGEDQAAIRTLATVIGFTPWAWQEPINQGRVRLRESLDLTSLLRQTLAGRVDAAYASIEVATWQLEHDLDQAGALVFDPGLPHARDHYHLSTLKHPTVLRALDRWLERSSDKVAAIKADWGIEADDPNGTDPRDNAD, encoded by the coding sequence TTGAGGCCAGTCACTAGCCGGGCACTGGCCGCTCGTGGTGGCAAAGCCGCGCGCCAACGCGGCGGTCTTGGCCAGGCGCCCGTCCAGGTGCTTGGCCTGGGCCTGTTGGCGCTGCTGGCCTGGCCGGGTTCAACGCTGGCGGCGCAACCCGAGACCTACAGCATTGGCGTCGAGGACATCGACTATCTGCCCGTCAGCGCCTATCGCGACGGCGCCTGGGTCGGCGTGCTACCAGAGTTGCTCGACGCCTTTGCCGCCGACGAGGGACTCCGCTTCGAGTATCGCCCGCTGCCGGTCTCGCGCCTGCTGCGCAGTTTTCTCAATGGTGAGATCGACTTCAAACTGCCCGACCATCCCGATTGGCAGAATGACAAGCGCAAGGATCTGGAGATTCACTACAGCCACCCCCTGCTCGCCTTCACCGATGGCACCCTGGTGCGGCCCGAACGCATGGGCGAGGACCAAGCCGCCATCCGGACCCTGGCGACCGTCATCGGCTTCACACCCTGGGCCTGGCAGGAGCCGATCAACCAGGGCCGGGTGCGCCTGCGTGAGAGCCTGGATCTGACCAGCCTCTTGCGCCAAACCCTGGCCGGGCGCGTCGATGCCGCCTATGCCAGCATTGAGGTCGCCACCTGGCAGCTCGAGCATGACCTGGACCAGGCCGGCGCCCTGGTGTTCGATCCCGGATTACCCCATGCACGCGACCATTACCATCTGTCCACGCTGAAACACCCGACCGTGCTCCGGGCACTTGATCGCTGGCTTGAGCGTTCCTCCGACAAGGTCGCCGCCATCAAGGCTGACTGGGGCATTGAGGCGGACGATCCGAACGGGACTGACCCTCGTGACAACGCCGACTAA
- the rfbB gene encoding dTDP-glucose 4,6-dehydratase has product MQNILVTGGAGFIGGNFVHLMLAESDARIVNLDKLTYAGNLDTLANLEDPDPGQPPRHEFVQGDIGDRELVGRLLAEHHIDAVVNFAAESHVDRSIDGPAAFIETNVLGTFNLLDRTRAYWAELPAERRDDFRFLHVSTDEVYGSLGSTGKFTEATAYAPNSPYSASKAASDHLVRAWHHTYGLPVLTTNCSNNYGPYQFPEKLIPLMISKAMAGQPLPIYGDGGNVRDWLYVEDHCRAIALVLEAGQPGEVYNIGGDSEKTNLEVVDTLCDLLDEALPDSPYRPHRLLKSFVPDRPGHDRRYAIDASKIKAELGWSAREDFASGMRRTIDWYLSHHDWVARVLDGSYRGQRLGLS; this is encoded by the coding sequence ATGCAAAACATCCTGGTGACTGGCGGGGCCGGCTTTATCGGTGGCAATTTCGTGCATCTGATGTTGGCCGAGAGCGATGCACGCATTGTCAATCTCGACAAGCTCACCTACGCCGGCAATCTCGACACCCTGGCTAATCTTGAAGACCCCGACCCCGGACAGCCCCCGCGCCACGAATTCGTGCAGGGCGACATCGGAGATCGCGAATTGGTCGGCCGCTTATTGGCCGAGCACCACATCGACGCCGTGGTCAACTTCGCCGCCGAGAGCCATGTGGACCGCTCCATCGACGGCCCGGCGGCCTTTATCGAGACCAATGTCCTGGGTACCTTCAATCTGCTTGACCGCACTCGCGCCTATTGGGCGGAACTGCCCGCCGAGCGGCGCGATGACTTCCGCTTTCTGCATGTCTCGACCGACGAGGTCTACGGCAGTCTGGGCAGCACTGGCAAGTTCACCGAGGCCACCGCCTACGCGCCCAACTCGCCCTACTCCGCATCCAAGGCCGCGTCCGATCACCTGGTGCGCGCCTGGCACCACACCTACGGACTGCCAGTCCTGACCACCAACTGTTCCAACAACTACGGCCCCTATCAGTTTCCGGAAAAGCTCATCCCGCTGATGATCAGCAAGGCCATGGCCGGCCAGCCACTGCCGATTTATGGCGATGGCGGCAATGTGCGTGACTGGCTCTATGTGGAGGACCACTGCCGCGCTATCGCCCTGGTTCTGGAGGCCGGTCAACCTGGCGAGGTTTACAACATCGGCGGTGACAGCGAGAAGACCAACCTTGAGGTGGTCGACACCCTGTGCGATCTGCTTGACGAGGCCCTACCCGACTCTCCTTATCGCCCACATCGGCTGCTGAAAAGCTTCGTGCCCGACCGCCCCGGACATGATCGCCGCTACGCCATTGATGCAAGCAAGATCAAAGCCGAACTCGGCTGGTCAGCGCGCGAGGATTTCGCCTCCGGCATGCGCCGCACCATCGACTGGTACCTCTCCCATCACGACTGGGTGGCGCGGGTGCTCGACGGCAGTTATCGCGGCCAACGCCTTGGGCTGTCCTGA
- a CDS encoding thymidylate synthase has product MQQYLDLMRDILAHGSAREDRTGVGTRSVFGRQLRFDLSAGFPLLTTKRVHFKSVVVELLWFLQGTTNNRWLNERGVSIWDEWAAPDGELGPIYGAQWRRWPTAEGETIDQLSDLVAALRGDPDSRRHLVSAWNPAVLPRSGVSPADNAAAGRMALAPCHCLFQCYVDRGEERGRLSLQLYQRSADLFLGVPFNIASYALLTHLLAQQCDLQPGELVHTFGDVHLYRNHLTDDIVHEQLRREPRALPRLEIGRRPSSLFDYQPEDFRLVGYEPHPSIRAPIAV; this is encoded by the coding sequence GTGCAACAATACCTCGATCTCATGCGCGACATTCTCGCGCACGGCAGTGCTCGCGAGGACCGCACTGGCGTTGGCACCCGCTCGGTGTTCGGGCGGCAACTGCGCTTCGATCTCAGTGCCGGTTTTCCGTTGCTGACCACCAAGCGCGTGCATTTCAAGAGCGTGGTGGTTGAGCTGCTTTGGTTTCTGCAAGGGACCACCAACAACCGCTGGCTGAATGAGCGTGGGGTGAGTATCTGGGACGAATGGGCCGCGCCCGATGGCGAGCTTGGTCCCATTTACGGTGCCCAGTGGCGACGTTGGCCGACCGCCGAAGGCGAGACCATTGATCAACTCAGCGATCTGGTCGCCGCCTTGCGCGGGGATCCGGACTCCCGCCGCCACCTGGTCTCGGCCTGGAATCCCGCCGTGCTGCCACGCTCGGGCGTCTCGCCGGCGGATAATGCCGCCGCCGGGCGCATGGCCTTGGCGCCCTGCCATTGTCTGTTTCAGTGTTATGTGGACAGGGGCGAGGAGCGCGGGCGGCTATCCCTTCAGCTCTATCAGCGCAGTGCCGATTTGTTTCTTGGCGTGCCCTTTAATATCGCCAGCTATGCCTTGCTGACCCATCTGCTGGCCCAACAATGCGATCTGCAGCCTGGCGAGTTGGTGCATACCTTTGGCGATGTGCATTTGTACCGCAATCACTTAACCGACGACATCGTGCATGAACAACTCCGCCGCGAGCCGCGCGCGCTGCCTCGGCTTGAGATTGGCCGTCGACCATCATCGCTGTTTGACTATCAGCCCGAGGATTTCCGCCTCGTCGGCTATGAGCCGCACCCATCCATTCGCGCGCCCATCGCGGTCTGA
- a CDS encoding SpoIIE family protein phosphatase: MTTPTKPLPQSQEQDPRPSLIESQSSNQRQNQTRLRARVSYWRGLTFKQAAITLMAVSLLSFSAGALQLYLQWRDLRVDLRAEIDRVLALVRGSATEAAYQMHPELARQLIDGLSALPALASAELRDNFGSILAEIQLAPASPPSALATTLAPAFADVIHYRLVLHDTDSMTNSEQGSQPDSQQISDTLGTLSLRLSPDILADRFLAQASTNLLVTTVQILLVSALVVALFYWMITRPILRLSDTITAVDPAAPGHWRPPRLRGHAGDELGMLNQRIADLLAAFQRGLHQRDTAERDLRALTEELEDRVRRRTTELQRVLGDLNQQKTALEHAFRELDSTHAKLTETNAQVLASIDYARRIQNAILPAPERIAPRDAEILVHWEPLQAVGGDWYWFESLPGQQSNQQTDQKGHWTAGQQGGQQLILLADCTGHGVPGALMTLVVASALERILHEQKVYDPVNILHALDHLVRQRLRQDHEHTQADDGLEAAVLCLDPDGIHASFASAGIALIRLGMDDQARVYRGAHAQLGYASLPPPGQIERHGFSLAPGDLCLLLSDGMTDQMGGEPTRLLGRRRFIELLKQSRQPKLADWIQALVQSLAAYRGHQARRDDMTLIAVRKTLEPANPADKRRPGSSGKSSKHPQARAVAMSVAAGARLGRRAHPG, translated from the coding sequence GTGACAACGCCGACTAAGCCCCTGCCCCAAAGCCAGGAGCAGGATCCGCGCCCGAGCCTGATCGAGAGCCAGAGTTCAAACCAGCGCCAAAACCAGACTCGGCTCCGCGCCCGGGTCTCCTACTGGCGAGGGCTCACCTTCAAACAGGCCGCCATTACCCTGATGGCGGTTTCCTTGCTCAGCTTTTCCGCCGGCGCCCTGCAACTCTATCTGCAATGGCGCGACCTGCGCGTTGATCTCCGGGCCGAAATCGACCGCGTGCTCGCCCTGGTGCGCGGCTCGGCGACCGAAGCCGCCTACCAGATGCATCCCGAACTGGCGCGCCAGCTCATCGATGGCCTCAGCGCCCTGCCCGCCCTGGCCTCCGCCGAACTGCGGGACAATTTCGGCTCGATCCTGGCCGAAATCCAACTCGCTCCCGCCTCGCCGCCAAGCGCCCTGGCGACCACGCTGGCGCCGGCCTTTGCCGATGTCATCCACTACCGCCTTGTGTTACATGACACCGATAGCATGACTAATAGCGAGCAGGGTAGCCAGCCCGATAGCCAGCAAATCAGCGACACCCTCGGCACCCTGAGCCTGCGTCTCTCGCCGGACATCCTGGCGGACCGCTTCCTGGCCCAGGCCAGCACCAATTTGCTGGTCACCACGGTGCAAATTCTGCTGGTCTCGGCCCTGGTGGTCGCGCTCTTCTACTGGATGATCACCCGTCCCATTCTGCGCCTGTCCGACACCATCACCGCGGTCGACCCCGCCGCCCCCGGCCACTGGCGGCCGCCACGCCTGCGCGGACATGCTGGCGATGAACTCGGCATGCTGAACCAACGCATTGCCGATCTGCTGGCCGCTTTCCAACGCGGTCTGCATCAGCGCGACACCGCCGAGCGTGATCTGCGGGCACTGACCGAAGAGCTCGAGGACCGGGTGCGGCGACGCACCACCGAACTGCAGAGGGTACTTGGCGATCTGAACCAACAGAAAACCGCGCTTGAACACGCCTTTCGCGAACTCGACAGCACCCATGCCAAGCTTACCGAGACCAATGCCCAGGTGCTTGCCAGCATCGACTATGCGCGGCGCATTCAGAACGCCATTTTGCCGGCCCCCGAGCGCATCGCCCCACGCGACGCCGAGATCCTAGTGCATTGGGAGCCGCTGCAGGCCGTTGGCGGCGATTGGTACTGGTTTGAGTCCCTGCCCGGTCAGCAGAGCAACCAGCAGACCGACCAGAAGGGCCATTGGACGGCCGGTCAGCAAGGTGGGCAACAGCTGATTCTGCTCGCCGATTGCACCGGCCATGGCGTTCCTGGTGCGTTAATGACCCTTGTGGTCGCCTCGGCCCTGGAGCGCATTCTGCACGAGCAGAAGGTGTATGATCCGGTCAACATTCTCCATGCCCTTGACCATCTGGTGCGCCAACGCCTGCGCCAGGATCACGAGCACACCCAGGCCGATGATGGGCTGGAGGCCGCCGTGCTATGCCTGGACCCCGATGGCATCCACGCCAGCTTCGCCAGCGCCGGCATCGCCCTGATTCGGCTCGGCATGGATGACCAGGCGCGGGTCTATCGCGGTGCCCATGCCCAGCTTGGCTATGCCAGCCTGCCGCCACCGGGCCAGATCGAGCGGCATGGGTTCAGCCTTGCCCCCGGGGATCTATGCCTGCTGCTGAGCGATGGCATGACCGATCAGATGGGCGGCGAGCCCACCCGTCTGCTCGGGCGCCGGCGTTTTATCGAACTGCTCAAGCAAAGCCGCCAGCCCAAGCTCGCGGACTGGATCCAAGCCCTCGTCCAATCCCTTGCCGCCTATCGCGGCCACCAGGCGCGCCGCGATGACATGACCCTGATCGCCGTGCGCAAAACTCTCGAGCCTGCCAATCCCGCCGACAAGCGCCGGCCCGGATCTTCTGGGAAATCCTCTAAACATCCTCAAGCCCGCGCAGTTGCCATGTCGGTCGCGGCAGGGGCCCGGCTTGGGCGCCGCGCGCATCCGGGATAA